The Candidatus Thermokryptus mobilis DNA segment CGATAGAATATACAGGTAAAAACGGGAGTGTTGAAATAAAGTGCGAAAGGGTAGGGAAGTGGTTGGAAATTTCTATAAGTGATAATGGTATTGGCATTAGTGCAGATGATCTTCCTTATATTTTTAACAGATTTTATCGCGGGCGCCATGCGCTTGAACTTAATCCTACGGGCACCGGGCTTGGTCTTGCTCTTACCAAATCAATGATAGAGCTACTCAAAGGAAAGATCAATGTTTCAAGCGAACTTGGTAAAGGAACAACATTTATAGTTCAAATCCCAGCATAGTCATTTCATTTGTTCAACGAATTTTTGCTTTGATAATTCAGCTCTTAACTTAAAGAAGTATTTGAATGTCAAAACTATAACTCCTGAGGCAAGCGAGAGCAAAAGGATATCTGTTATCGTCAGCGTTAAATTCTTTGATTCAATGTATTTTTTAAGCAAGATTGAAAGCGAAGCCATAGTCGTGATGATCATAAATCCAGCTGGGATGGCAGCAAAGTAGGCTTTTATTGATTTTTGTGCAAACCAAGCTGTGACAGCGACAAGTGTAAGAGCAGCGAGAAGTTGATTTGCCGAGCCGAATATCGGCCAAATTTTTTGATAGCCATTTGTGAATGATAAAATCGCGGTTAAAATTATTGCAAGGAGGGCATTGAACATCCTTGATTCAAGAATCGCTGGTTTTTTTACGAAAAGAACATTCCAAAGCTCCTCAAAGAAATATCTCATCAATCTGAACAAGGTGTCAATTGTTGTGATAAGGAATCCTTCAAGCATAAGAATTCCGAATATAGTTCCAAAGAATATCGGTATCCCAAGCCCATTGTTAAGTGTTTTACCGACGCTGACGGCGAAAGCAAGTGGGGCGTTGCCTTGTTTTAAATGGCCGTTTTCAATTGGCCAGACAAGCTCTTTGTAGTGTTCAAAGTCAACTGCTGAAAGTATAACTAAAAGAACAGACATCCCAAGAAGCGACTCAAGAAGCATCGCACCGTATCCGATCAAATGTGTGTATTTTTCATTTGAAATTTGTTTTGATGTTGTTCCTGTAGCTATAAGAGAATGTGCCCCTGATACAGCTCCACAGGCGATTGTCACGAATAGAAATGGCCAGATGGGTCCGAGCGCTTCCATTGAAAGTGAATCTATATTGAAGGTTGGAGCTTGAATTTTAATCCCAGCAAGACCACTTCCAATTATACCTAGGACCATCGTTGCCAACCCAATGTAAAGAAAATGAACATTAGTAAAATCGCGCGGTTGTAAAATTACCCAGACGGGGATCCACGACGCAATGAATGAGTAAATTAAAATTATAACCATCCAAATCTGTGGGTTTAACGATACTGGGAATTTTAATCCGATTATAACTGAAATTAACACTATGGAGAGTGCGATTAAGCTTGCGATGTATGTCTTAATGTGCTTTTTATAAAGAAGATAACCAACAAGCGGTGCAAATATGGTTATGATTATTACTGATGTTGAAGCTATGCCTCCAATTTTGCCATATATTTCACCTTTCACGATTGTAGTTTTTAAAAGCGTTTGGTCGGGGGGAAGTCCAAGCTTTGAGATCGGATAAGTTGAGGTCAGAGCGATCGCGGTAAGTTGTAAGAAAGCAGCGTTTACAAGCATTATCAGTAAAATAGCAAATGAAAGGAAAAGTGCAAATCCAGTATTCCCAAGCGTTTTCTTTGCTATATGAGCGATTGAGCGACCGTTTTCTCTAACACTTACAAAAAGGGCTGAGAAATCGTGAACCGCACCTATGAAAATGACCCCAAACAATAGCCACAGCCAAGCTGGGATGAATCCATAAATTAACGCAAGCGTTGGTCCGATTATTGGGCCAGCAGCAGCTATTGAAGCATAATGATGCCCCAAAAGTACAATAGGTTTCGCTGGCACATAATCAACACCGTCATTTATCCTAACAGCTGGGGTCGGTAAATTTGGATTTACACCGGATCTGCGCGCCACATATTTGCCCCAAGTGAAAAACCCAATTGTAAGACCCGCGATAGAAAGAAGCATAGCAACTGCGATGTTCATTTAAATACCTCCAAGTTTGTTTTATTGGAATGCATTTTCAATATGGTTTATGGTAAACTTCCCATCTTTAAATGTTATTCCAATCACATCAAACCTGCACTCTGAGAAATTCACATCGTTCATCTGTATAAATGCGTTTGCGATTTTTTTAAGTTGTTCCCTTTTTTTAATCGTTATGGAATCTTCCGGAGAGCCGAATTTATCTGAAAGTTTCATCCTCACCTCAACGAATATCAGAACATCTTTATCCATGGCTATTATATCAATCTCACCGTGTCCGTATCTGTAATTTCTTTTTAAAATTTTGTAACCCTTGCGTGAAAGAAACTTTACAGCTATATCTTCGCCAATTTTCCCTTTGTCCTTCTTCATATCAAAAATTAGAAGAGTTTAAGCAAAACTTCATCAATTCTTATTTGGTTCACCAGCTTAAATGTTTTTCTGTGGATTTCTGTGGGTCCGAATTTTCTTAACTCCTGGAGGTGCTCTTTGGTGGGATAACCTTTGTGTTTTGAAAATTTAAAGTTGGGGTAAAGCTTCTCATATTCGGACATAATCTCATCTCTTAGAACTTTCGCGACAATTGACGCTGAAGCTATAGTAATTGATTTCCTATCCCCTTTTACAATGTTTTTGAAGATAACTCTCTTGCCATTACTGTTTAGCATGTTGTAATTCGTGTCAAAAATATTCCCATCTATTAAGACCACATCGGGTTGAATTTCAATATCTTCAAGTGTTCTTTCCATCGCTTTTCTTGTTGCATTTCTTATGTTCAGCTTATCTATCTCCTCATTTGAGCAAATCCCCACTCCAATATCAATTGCGTTGTTTAAAATTTCGTAAAATATTTTCTCTCTGGTTGAAGGGTAAAGCATTTTTGAGTCATAGATCAACGGATTGAAATAATCTCTCGGCAAAATTACCGCACAGGCAACTACAGGTCCGGCAAGCGGTCCACAACCAGCTTCATCAATTCCAGCTATCATTTCATAACCTTGATCGTAGAACTCTTTTTCAATTCGCTTCATATCTTTTTCCTTTGTTTGTATCATAAACTGCCAAAGTAAATTGCTAAAAGTCCTAAAATCATTTCAAATTTAAGTATATTGCTCAATCTGTTCAAGTTTATCTTGGTTTGGTCTTTAAACAACGATATGACAACATAGATTAATCCAAGGTCAACGGCAGAAACGATCAGAATAAAGTGTTTATTGTAAAATCCGAGCATATATGGGAGGGGCGTAAGCAAAATTAAAATCGCCAGAATAAAAGAGGAAAGCATTATTGATTTTTTTATGCCAGCTTTTATCGGAAAAGTATTTAAACCCGCCTTCATATCTCCTTCAATATCTTCAATGTCTTTTATTATTTCCCTTGCTAAGTTGATCAAAAGTGCGAATACCATCGGTATGATAGCTTCTTTTATATTTTTCGCAATGCTCCCAGCAAATATGAATGCAAGCCCTGTCAAGAAGGCAACTATGAAATTCCCAAACAGAGGGAGTCGCTTTAACCTAAAACTATACAGAAAAATCAGAACTGATGATGATAGCGAAATTAAAAATGGGAGCAAGCCTAGAAAGTTAGATAGAATTATCCCAAGGGAAGTTGTCAAAATATAAAGATAAAGGGCAAGTTTTCTACTTATCAACCCTGAGGGAATTGGTCGTTTTGGTTTATTTATCTTGTCTATTTCAACATCAAAAAAATCATTGATTATGTTTCCACCTGCATCAATTAATGCACCAACGATGCCACCTATAATTGAGAATTTTAAAAGTTTTTCATCTCCGTTTGAAAAAATTAAAACGCTTGCGAATATAGTAAGGAAAGTTATAAAAACATTTGATGGTCTGGTTATTTTTATGATTGCTGTTAATTTTTTAAAATTCACTTTCAACCCCGATATGTATTTTCCCTGTTTTAAATGAGTCTCCCCTGCCGAGGGCGTATATTAAATTGAGCCATCCAATTTTTGAGAAAATTTTCAACCCAAGACCATATCCATAAAGGAGCGATTCAAATGATGAGTTTAATCTTGGCGGAAGCACAGGGTGGTAGATGTAAGCGATGTCAAAAAATGGAAATAGGATAAAGTCGGAGCTTAAGGTGAATCTGTTTTCAAAATTTGCCCAAAGAGCTCTCGTTGCGATGAATTCCCTTTCTCTGTACCCCCTTAAAGTTTTCATCCCACCGAATCTGAAAGCATCTCCTTCATCAATTCTGTCTCCGGAAATCACCCAAAAATTTAATTTTGGGACGAAAACACTTTTTAAAGTTTTGTGAAAGTTAAAGTAAAATTCAAGTTCTATGTTGAATTTGTCCCTTTTTGCTCTTGCAGTTGAAGTTTTTTTATTCCCTAGCTCATAAAAACTTTTTAGAAAAATGCCTGTCTTTGCTAGGTTTATATCGTCGCGAGAATCATAGAAGATGCCTAAGCCGAAGTTCAAAGTTTTGCTCTCATCTATTTTAAATGGTAGATATTCTGTTGCGGTTGGAATAATTGAAGTTTGTGAAATTTGGAAAAAGACCTTAAAAATCTCCGAGACATTTTCCCAACCTGTGAGTTCAAGTTCTGCAGTAAGCTGTGGTTTTCTCATCACATAGGTTGAGTCCTGTTTCCGTTGCTGAAAGAAAAATTCAGCCCCAAGGGGGAAATTAAATATGTAGGGTTCATAATATCTTATCTCAAATTCTTGAGTGTATTTGTTCTCCGAGTTCCACCTTGCACCGAATTTCCTTCCCGTCCCGAAGAGATTCTTTAAAAGAATGTTTATATAACCAACCAAATATCCCCTTGAATTAGCTTCAGGCATGTAGCCGATCACCCCGTCAAATGAGTTCATCCTTCCCTCACTTACCTTTATCAAAATCCCTGATGTTGTATCATTGAAAAAAATCTCCGGGTCGGAAACACTCTCAAATATAC contains these protein-coding regions:
- a CDS encoding BamA/OMP85 family outer membrane protein; translation: MLIRKIQYKILLSLIISSLLVAQGKIQIHGNKNLEDALLIATVREFNGQNSFSNEVIERVKERILNIYIENGFYYARIDSIKIDSEKVEIFINEGKQARVGEFEIYGNKTLKTEEIMELLGIKRGDVFYPATLKRGINKILDRYANIGYPLAQIEIENFSLDENSDVRFKIKIDEGEIVKIKDVKIVGNNLTKENLIIKEARFKKGEIYSERKFKQIKKRLMKLGIFESVSDPEIFFNDTTSGILIKVSEGRMNSFDGVIGYMPEANSRGYLVGYINILLKNLFGTGRKFGARWNSENKYTQEFEIRYYEPYIFNFPLGAEFFFQQRKQDSTYVMRKPQLTAELELTGWENVSEIFKVFFQISQTSIIPTATEYLPFKIDESKTLNFGLGIFYDSRDDINLAKTGIFLKSFYELGNKKTSTARAKRDKFNIELEFYFNFHKTLKSVFVPKLNFWVISGDRIDEGDAFRFGGMKTLRGYREREFIATRALWANFENRFTLSSDFILFPFFDIAYIYHPVLPPRLNSSFESLLYGYGLGLKIFSKIGWLNLIYALGRGDSFKTGKIHIGVESEF
- a CDS encoding ribonuclease HII, with the translated sequence MIQTKEKDMKRIEKEFYDQGYEMIAGIDEAGCGPLAGPVVACAVILPRDYFNPLIYDSKMLYPSTREKIFYEILNNAIDIGVGICSNEEIDKLNIRNATRKAMERTLEDIEIQPDVVLIDGNIFDTNYNMLNSNGKRVIFKNIVKGDRKSITIASASIVAKVLRDEIMSEYEKLYPNFKFSKHKGYPTKEHLQELRKFGPTEIHRKTFKLVNQIRIDEVLLKLF
- a CDS encoding YraN family protein, with product MKKDKGKIGEDIAVKFLSRKGYKILKRNYRYGHGEIDIIAMDKDVLIFVEVRMKLSDKFGSPEDSITIKKREQLKKIANAFIQMNDVNFSECRFDVIGITFKDGKFTINHIENAFQ
- a CDS encoding geranylgeranylglycerol-phosphate geranylgeranyltransferase, producing MNFKKLTAIIKITRPSNVFITFLTIFASVLIFSNGDEKLLKFSIIGGIVGALIDAGGNIINDFFDVEIDKINKPKRPIPSGLISRKLALYLYILTTSLGIILSNFLGLLPFLISLSSSVLIFLYSFRLKRLPLFGNFIVAFLTGLAFIFAGSIAKNIKEAIIPMVFALLINLAREIIKDIEDIEGDMKAGLNTFPIKAGIKKSIMLSSFILAILILLTPLPYMLGFYNKHFILIVSAVDLGLIYVVISLFKDQTKINLNRLSNILKFEMILGLLAIYFGSL
- a CDS encoding carbon starvation CstA family protein, which translates into the protein MNIAVAMLLSIAGLTIGFFTWGKYVARRSGVNPNLPTPAVRINDGVDYVPAKPIVLLGHHYASIAAAGPIIGPTLALIYGFIPAWLWLLFGVIFIGAVHDFSALFVSVRENGRSIAHIAKKTLGNTGFALFLSFAILLIMLVNAAFLQLTAIALTSTYPISKLGLPPDQTLLKTTIVKGEIYGKIGGIASTSVIIITIFAPLVGYLLYKKHIKTYIASLIALSIVLISVIIGLKFPVSLNPQIWMVIILIYSFIASWIPVWVILQPRDFTNVHFLYIGLATMVLGIIGSGLAGIKIQAPTFNIDSLSMEALGPIWPFLFVTIACGAVSGAHSLIATGTTSKQISNEKYTHLIGYGAMLLESLLGMSVLLVILSAVDFEHYKELVWPIENGHLKQGNAPLAFAVSVGKTLNNGLGIPIFFGTIFGILMLEGFLITTIDTLFRLMRYFFEELWNVLFVKKPAILESRMFNALLAIILTAILSFTNGYQKIWPIFGSANQLLAALTLVAVTAWFAQKSIKAYFAAIPAGFMIITTMASLSILLKKYIESKNLTLTITDILLLSLASGVIVLTFKYFFKLRAELSKQKFVEQMK